From the Osmerus eperlanus chromosome 19, fOsmEpe2.1, whole genome shotgun sequence genome, one window contains:
- the ppm1nb gene encoding protein phosphatase, Mg2+/Mn2+ dependent, 1Nb (putative) isoform X4, with protein MRTARKGNVEMPAFVRQLVKETEKRVSSFFKGGRGGAEPTEGEAEEVIPSPYLDRPVLDKLTEEGCSRWGLNYALGSMQGWRANMEDFHNCVPQLGGQMADWSFFAVFDGHAGNCVAHYCSQHLLTQILTTGAIGPEDDAEKVRGGLIEGFLQTDKQLHTVARREGWERGGTTVVATLISPRYIYFANCGDSRAMLCRAGQVGFSTEDHKPFSPLERERIESAGGSVSLQRINGSLAVSRALGDFNYKGAENREPTQQMVSPEPEVCVLERSLADEFLVLACDGVWDTITNEELCAFIRSRLCVCTDLREVCSQVIDLCLYKGSLDNISIMLLCFPGAPQLSAEALHQEAELEDLLESKVAEIFEELSGRGEEPELLSVLTMLASTAIPGLPPGGGLQSKRNCIISAYYQLKEAHQPSLPN; from the exons ATGAGGACGGCCAGGAAGGGCAACGTGGAGATGCCTGCTTTCGTGCGGCAGCTggtgaaggagacagagaagagggtcagctccttcttcaaAGGAGGCCGTGGGGGAGCCGAGCCAACggaaggggaggcagaggaggtgaTCCCCAGTCCCTACTTAGACCGCCCCGTTCTGGATAAGCTAACCGAGGAGGGCTGCTCCAGATGGGGTCTTAACTATGCCCTGGGCAGcatgcagggctggagggccAACATGGAGGACTTCCACAACTGTGTGCCACAGCTCGGCGGACAAATGGCTGACTGGAGCTTCTTCGCTGTCTTTGATGGTCATGCGGGCAACTGTGTGGCCCATTACTGCTCCCAACACCTGCTGACTCAGATCCTGACCACAG gaGCCATCGGGCCCGAGGATGATGCCGAGAAGGTGAGAGGAGGCCTCATTGAGGGCTtcctgcagacagacaagcagctgCACACAGTGGCCCGGCGCGAGGGCTGGGAGCGCGGCGGCACCACCGTGGTGGCCACGCTCATCTCGCCGCGCTACATCTACTTCGCTAACTGCGGCGACTCGAGGGCCATGCTGTGCCGGGCAGGCCAGGTGGGCTTCTCCACAGAGGACCACAAGCCCTTCAGCCCTCTGGAGAGGGAGCGCATCGAAAGCGCCGGCGGCTCCGTGTCCCTGCAGCGCATCAACGGCTCCCTGGCCGTGTCCCGAGCCCTGGGAGACTTCAACTACAAGGGCGCCGAGAACCGGGAGCCCACCCAGCAGATGGTGTCCCCGGagccggaggtgtgtgtgctggagcgCTCCCTTGCAGACGAGTTCCTGGTGCTGGCCTGCGACGGGGTGTGGGACACTATCACGAACGAGGAGCTGTGCGCTTTCATCCGCAGTCGGCTGTGCGTCTGCACTGACCTCAGGGAAGTCTGCTCGCAAGTCATCGACCTCTGCCTCTATAAG GGAAGTCTGGACAACATCAGCATCATGCTGCTTTGCTTCCCTGGCGCCCCCCAGCTGTCAGCTGAGGCACTGCACCAAGAGGCCGAACTGGAGGACCTGCTGGAGTCCAAAGTGGCAG AGATCTTTGAGGAGCTGAGTGGCCGAGGGGAGGAGCCTGAACTGCTGTCCGTCCTCACGATGCTGGCGTCCACAGCCATCCCTGGTCTACCACCAGGAGGAGGCCTGCAGAGCAA GAGGAACTGTATTATCTCTGCGTATTATCAACTGAAGGAGGCTCACCAACCTTCCCTACCCAAT TAG
- the rtn2b gene encoding reticulon-2b: protein MATKVVELVYWKNMGKTGVVFTGLVVGLASLFQLSALTVLSYLGLGILCVTFPLRFYYKLLELLRWNPEKEQPFQTYLDEDSSLTNEDTVVLVEKAVLLIAFGLTELKRLLFIGSITDSVKFAVLLYLLSYVGILTNGLTLVIAGVICLFSFPLLYKKQQGRIKKLVRAVKGFLRRIKNMFKRMYRKIRPVSVPAPDSDPALAPVPAPAPAPAPKPKLKSK, encoded by the exons ATGGCCACCAAAG TTGTGGAGCTGGTGTACTGGAAGAACATGGGGAAGACAGGAGTGGTGTTCACTGGGCTGGTGGTGGGCCTGGCCAGCCTGTTCCAGCTCAGTGCCCTCACAGTGCTGTCCTACCTGGGCCTGGGCATCCTGTGTGTCACCTTTCCCCTGCGCTTCTACTACAAGTTGTTGGAGCTCCTTCGCTGGAACCCTGAAAAGGAACAGCCCTTCCA GACTTACCTGGATGAGGACAGCTCACTGACGAATGAAGATACAGTGGTGTTGGTGGAGAAGGCGGTGCTGCTGATTGCGTTTGGTCTTACGGAGCTCAAACGCCTGCTGTTCATTGGCAGCATCACGGATTCTgtgaag TTTGCAGTGTTGTTGTACCTGTTGTCCTATGTGGGAATACTGACCAATGGACTAACCCTGGTGATTGCTG GTGTCATCTGCCTCTTCTCTTTTCCGCTACTTTACAAAAAGCAGCAG GGACGGATAAAGAAGCTGGTGAGAGCGGTCAAGGGTTTCCTGAGGAGAATCAAAAACAT GTTTAAGAGGATGTACAGAAAGATCAGACCTGtttctgtccctgctcctgactCTGACCCTGCCCTTGCCCCTGTgccagcccctgcccctgcccctgcccccaaaCCAAAACTGAAGTCCAAGTGA
- the ppm1nb gene encoding protein phosphatase, Mg2+/Mn2+ dependent, 1Nb (putative) isoform X3, producing MRTARKGNVEMPAFVRQLVKETEKRVSSFFKGGRGGAEPTEGEAEEVIPSPYLDRPVLDKLTEEGCSRWGLNYALGSMQGWRANMEDFHNCVPQLGGQMADWSFFAVFDGHAGNCVAHYCSQHLLTQILTTGAIGPEDDAEKVRGGLIEGFLQTDKQLHTVARREGWERGGTTVVATLISPRYIYFANCGDSRAMLCRAGQVGFSTEDHKPFSPLERERIESAGGSVSLQRINGSLAVSRALGDFNYKGAENREPTQQMVSPEPEVCVLERSLADEFLVLACDGVWDTITNEELCAFIRSRLCVCTDLREVCSQVIDLCLYKGSLDNISIMLLCFPGAPQLSAEALHQEAELEDLLESKVAEIFEELSGRGEEPELLSVLTMLASTAIPGLPPGGGLQSKRNCIISAYYQLKEAHQPSLPNRPYFI from the exons ATGAGGACGGCCAGGAAGGGCAACGTGGAGATGCCTGCTTTCGTGCGGCAGCTggtgaaggagacagagaagagggtcagctccttcttcaaAGGAGGCCGTGGGGGAGCCGAGCCAACggaaggggaggcagaggaggtgaTCCCCAGTCCCTACTTAGACCGCCCCGTTCTGGATAAGCTAACCGAGGAGGGCTGCTCCAGATGGGGTCTTAACTATGCCCTGGGCAGcatgcagggctggagggccAACATGGAGGACTTCCACAACTGTGTGCCACAGCTCGGCGGACAAATGGCTGACTGGAGCTTCTTCGCTGTCTTTGATGGTCATGCGGGCAACTGTGTGGCCCATTACTGCTCCCAACACCTGCTGACTCAGATCCTGACCACAG gaGCCATCGGGCCCGAGGATGATGCCGAGAAGGTGAGAGGAGGCCTCATTGAGGGCTtcctgcagacagacaagcagctgCACACAGTGGCCCGGCGCGAGGGCTGGGAGCGCGGCGGCACCACCGTGGTGGCCACGCTCATCTCGCCGCGCTACATCTACTTCGCTAACTGCGGCGACTCGAGGGCCATGCTGTGCCGGGCAGGCCAGGTGGGCTTCTCCACAGAGGACCACAAGCCCTTCAGCCCTCTGGAGAGGGAGCGCATCGAAAGCGCCGGCGGCTCCGTGTCCCTGCAGCGCATCAACGGCTCCCTGGCCGTGTCCCGAGCCCTGGGAGACTTCAACTACAAGGGCGCCGAGAACCGGGAGCCCACCCAGCAGATGGTGTCCCCGGagccggaggtgtgtgtgctggagcgCTCCCTTGCAGACGAGTTCCTGGTGCTGGCCTGCGACGGGGTGTGGGACACTATCACGAACGAGGAGCTGTGCGCTTTCATCCGCAGTCGGCTGTGCGTCTGCACTGACCTCAGGGAAGTCTGCTCGCAAGTCATCGACCTCTGCCTCTATAAG GGAAGTCTGGACAACATCAGCATCATGCTGCTTTGCTTCCCTGGCGCCCCCCAGCTGTCAGCTGAGGCACTGCACCAAGAGGCCGAACTGGAGGACCTGCTGGAGTCCAAAGTGGCAG AGATCTTTGAGGAGCTGAGTGGCCGAGGGGAGGAGCCTGAACTGCTGTCCGTCCTCACGATGCTGGCGTCCACAGCCATCCCTGGTCTACCACCAGGAGGAGGCCTGCAGAGCAA GAGGAACTGTATTATCTCTGCGTATTATCAACTGAAGGAGGCTCACCAACCTTCCCTACCCAAT CGGCCTTATTTCATCTAG
- the ppm1nb gene encoding protein phosphatase, Mg2+/Mn2+ dependent, 1Nb (putative) isoform X1, translating to MRTARKGNVEMPAFVRQLVKETEKRVSSFFKGGRGGAEPTEGEAEEVIPSPYLDRPVLDKLTEEGCSRWGLNYALGSMQGWRANMEDFHNCVPQLGGQMADWSFFAVFDGHAGNCVAHYCSQHLLTQILTTGAIGPEDDAEKVRGGLIEGFLQTDKQLHTVARREGWERGGTTVVATLISPRYIYFANCGDSRAMLCRAGQVGFSTEDHKPFSPLERERIESAGGSVSLQRINGSLAVSRALGDFNYKGAENREPTQQMVSPEPEVCVLERSLADEFLVLACDGVWDTITNEELCAFIRSRLCVCTDLREVCSQVIDLCLYKGSLDNISIMLLCFPGAPQLSAEALHQEAELEDLLESKVAEIFEELSGRGEEPELLSVLTMLASTAIPGLPPGGGLQSKRNCIISAYYQLKEAHQPSLPNEVGGPEKPI from the exons ATGAGGACGGCCAGGAAGGGCAACGTGGAGATGCCTGCTTTCGTGCGGCAGCTggtgaaggagacagagaagagggtcagctccttcttcaaAGGAGGCCGTGGGGGAGCCGAGCCAACggaaggggaggcagaggaggtgaTCCCCAGTCCCTACTTAGACCGCCCCGTTCTGGATAAGCTAACCGAGGAGGGCTGCTCCAGATGGGGTCTTAACTATGCCCTGGGCAGcatgcagggctggagggccAACATGGAGGACTTCCACAACTGTGTGCCACAGCTCGGCGGACAAATGGCTGACTGGAGCTTCTTCGCTGTCTTTGATGGTCATGCGGGCAACTGTGTGGCCCATTACTGCTCCCAACACCTGCTGACTCAGATCCTGACCACAG gaGCCATCGGGCCCGAGGATGATGCCGAGAAGGTGAGAGGAGGCCTCATTGAGGGCTtcctgcagacagacaagcagctgCACACAGTGGCCCGGCGCGAGGGCTGGGAGCGCGGCGGCACCACCGTGGTGGCCACGCTCATCTCGCCGCGCTACATCTACTTCGCTAACTGCGGCGACTCGAGGGCCATGCTGTGCCGGGCAGGCCAGGTGGGCTTCTCCACAGAGGACCACAAGCCCTTCAGCCCTCTGGAGAGGGAGCGCATCGAAAGCGCCGGCGGCTCCGTGTCCCTGCAGCGCATCAACGGCTCCCTGGCCGTGTCCCGAGCCCTGGGAGACTTCAACTACAAGGGCGCCGAGAACCGGGAGCCCACCCAGCAGATGGTGTCCCCGGagccggaggtgtgtgtgctggagcgCTCCCTTGCAGACGAGTTCCTGGTGCTGGCCTGCGACGGGGTGTGGGACACTATCACGAACGAGGAGCTGTGCGCTTTCATCCGCAGTCGGCTGTGCGTCTGCACTGACCTCAGGGAAGTCTGCTCGCAAGTCATCGACCTCTGCCTCTATAAG GGAAGTCTGGACAACATCAGCATCATGCTGCTTTGCTTCCCTGGCGCCCCCCAGCTGTCAGCTGAGGCACTGCACCAAGAGGCCGAACTGGAGGACCTGCTGGAGTCCAAAGTGGCAG AGATCTTTGAGGAGCTGAGTGGCCGAGGGGAGGAGCCTGAACTGCTGTCCGTCCTCACGATGCTGGCGTCCACAGCCATCCCTGGTCTACCACCAGGAGGAGGCCTGCAGAGCAA GAGGAACTGTATTATCTCTGCGTATTATCAACTGAAGGAGGCTCACCAACCTTCCCTACCCAAT GAAGTAGGTGGTCCTGAGAAGCCCATCTAG
- the ppm1nb gene encoding protein phosphatase, Mg2+/Mn2+ dependent, 1Nb (putative) isoform X2 — protein sequence MRTARKGNVEMPAFVRQLVKETEKRVSSFFKGGRGGAEPTEGEAEEVIPSPYLDRPVLDKLTEEGCSRWGLNYALGSMQGWRANMEDFHNCVPQLGGQMADWSFFAVFDGHAGNCVAHYCSQHLLTQILTTGAIGPEDDAEKVRGGLIEGFLQTDKQLHTVARREGWERGGTTVVATLISPRYIYFANCGDSRAMLCRAGQVGFSTEDHKPFSPLERERIESAGGSVSLQRINGSLAVSRALGDFNYKGAENREPTQQMVSPEPEVCVLERSLADEFLVLACDGVWDTITNEELCAFIRSRLCVCTDLREVCSQVIDLCLYKGSLDNISIMLLCFPGAPQLSAEALHQEAELEDLLESKVAEIFEELSGRGEEPELLSVLTMLASTAIPGLPPGGGLQSKRNCIISAYYQLKEAHQPSLPNVRSRWS from the exons ATGAGGACGGCCAGGAAGGGCAACGTGGAGATGCCTGCTTTCGTGCGGCAGCTggtgaaggagacagagaagagggtcagctccttcttcaaAGGAGGCCGTGGGGGAGCCGAGCCAACggaaggggaggcagaggaggtgaTCCCCAGTCCCTACTTAGACCGCCCCGTTCTGGATAAGCTAACCGAGGAGGGCTGCTCCAGATGGGGTCTTAACTATGCCCTGGGCAGcatgcagggctggagggccAACATGGAGGACTTCCACAACTGTGTGCCACAGCTCGGCGGACAAATGGCTGACTGGAGCTTCTTCGCTGTCTTTGATGGTCATGCGGGCAACTGTGTGGCCCATTACTGCTCCCAACACCTGCTGACTCAGATCCTGACCACAG gaGCCATCGGGCCCGAGGATGATGCCGAGAAGGTGAGAGGAGGCCTCATTGAGGGCTtcctgcagacagacaagcagctgCACACAGTGGCCCGGCGCGAGGGCTGGGAGCGCGGCGGCACCACCGTGGTGGCCACGCTCATCTCGCCGCGCTACATCTACTTCGCTAACTGCGGCGACTCGAGGGCCATGCTGTGCCGGGCAGGCCAGGTGGGCTTCTCCACAGAGGACCACAAGCCCTTCAGCCCTCTGGAGAGGGAGCGCATCGAAAGCGCCGGCGGCTCCGTGTCCCTGCAGCGCATCAACGGCTCCCTGGCCGTGTCCCGAGCCCTGGGAGACTTCAACTACAAGGGCGCCGAGAACCGGGAGCCCACCCAGCAGATGGTGTCCCCGGagccggaggtgtgtgtgctggagcgCTCCCTTGCAGACGAGTTCCTGGTGCTGGCCTGCGACGGGGTGTGGGACACTATCACGAACGAGGAGCTGTGCGCTTTCATCCGCAGTCGGCTGTGCGTCTGCACTGACCTCAGGGAAGTCTGCTCGCAAGTCATCGACCTCTGCCTCTATAAG GGAAGTCTGGACAACATCAGCATCATGCTGCTTTGCTTCCCTGGCGCCCCCCAGCTGTCAGCTGAGGCACTGCACCAAGAGGCCGAACTGGAGGACCTGCTGGAGTCCAAAGTGGCAG AGATCTTTGAGGAGCTGAGTGGCCGAGGGGAGGAGCCTGAACTGCTGTCCGTCCTCACGATGCTGGCGTCCACAGCCATCCCTGGTCTACCACCAGGAGGAGGCCTGCAGAGCAA GAGGAACTGTATTATCTCTGCGTATTATCAACTGAAGGAGGCTCACCAACCTTCCCTACCCAATGTGA GAAGTAGGTGGTCCTGA
- the LOC134039558 gene encoding ras-related protein Rab-4B-like, which translates to MTETYDFLFKFLVIGSAGSGKSCILHQFIENKFKQDSSHTIGVEFGSRVVMVAGKTVKLQIWDTAGQERFRSVTRSYYRGAAGALLVYDITSRETYNALTNWLTDARTLASPNIVIILCGNKKDLEAEREVTFLEASRFAQENELMFLETSALTGENVEEAFLKCARTILNKIESGELDPERMGSGIQYGDTTVRHLRQSPQGASAQAREQCNC; encoded by the exons ATGACAGAGACATATG ATTTCCTTTTCAAGTTCTTGGTGATTGGAAGTGCTGGATCAGGAAAATCCTGTATACTCCACCAGTTCATAGAGAACAAGT TCAAGCAGGACTCCAGCCACACCATCGGGGTGGAGTTTGGCTCACGCGTGGTGATGGTGGCTGGCAAGACGGTCAAACTGCAGATTTGGGACACAGCTGGGCAGGAGCGATTCAG GTCTGTGACGCGCAGCTACTACAGAGGAGCAGCAGGGGCTCTCCTGGTTTATGACATCACCAG TCGGGAAACCTACAACGCGCTAACGAACTGGCTGACGGACGCACGGACGCTGGCCAGTCCGAACATCGTCATCATCCTCTGCGGGAACAAGAAGGACCTGGAGGCCGAGCGCGAGGTCACCTTCCTGGAGGCGTCCCGCTTCGCCCAGGAGAACG AGCTGATGTTCCTGGAGACGAGCGCGCTCACCGGAGAGAACGTGGAGGAGGCCTTCCTCAAATGCGCCCGCACCATCCTCAACAAGATCGAGTCAG GTGAGCTGGACCCAGAGAGGATGGGCTCGGGGATCCAGTACGGAGACACGACGGTGAGACACCTGCGCCAGTCGCCACAGGGAGCCTCGGCACAGGCCAGGGAGCAGTGCAACTGTTAG
- the sdhaf1 gene encoding succinate dehydrogenase assembly factor 1, mitochondrial encodes MVRHSKLQKQVLSLYRQFLRAGQDKPGFLPRIRDEFRENSRLKKTDVMHIEYLYRRGERQLEQLKDVNTKQLGTFSKSRET; translated from the coding sequence ATGGTGCGTCACAGTAAACTGCAGAAGCAGGTGTTGTCTCTATATCGACAGTTCCTCCGAGCTGGCCAGGACAAGCCAGGCTTCTTACCCAGAATACGGGATGAATTTCGAGAAAACTCCCGCCTCAAAAAGACTGATGTCATGCACATAGAATACCTTTACAGGCGTGGGGAACGGCAGCTGGAACAACTGAAAGATGTGAATACAAAGCAGCTAGGAACTTTCTCTAAATCAAGAGAGACCTGa
- the kcnk12l gene encoding potassium channel subfamily K member 13, translated as MLVQWCVFAGPTTVMARRRGGCCSRLPLNEDNARFCLLAGLILCYLMCGAAIFSALERPSELLARRLWDQQLANFTGHHRVSRKDLHMLLRQYEEANGAGIRVDALRPRWDFSGAFYFVGTVVSTIGFGMTTPATIAGKIFLIFYGLIGCAATILFFNLFLERIITMLAYIMRWCHERRLRRAGVGGSSGGEEPHSEEDSLEGWKPSVYYVMLILGVASVLIACSASTLYCTMEDWSYVDSLYFCFVAFSTIGFGDLVSSQRQRYEAQDAYRLGNCLFILMGVCCIYSLFNVISIIIKQTLNWILAKLACPGHCCSCPCPSLRGCWRLCCPCLLNKHPTLRPPPARLRQQRLKRNAVQPAPSHCPAGRHRYTDASVETVCDSETDAGAGPDGAYGVGRRLSGEMISVNDFTASNKVSLALLQKQLCETAHQGPRQSQARHNGFSGGVGAFAIMNNRLQETSVDR; from the exons ATGTTAGTGCAGTGGTGTGTCTTTGCTGGGCCAACCACAGTTATGGCTCGTAGGCGCGGTGGCTGCTGCTCTCGGCTGCCACTAAACGAGGACAATGCACGTTTCTGTCTCCTGGCCGGGCTCATCCTGTGCTACCTGATGTGTGGAGCGGCCATCTTCTCCGCTCTGGAGCGCCCCTCCGAGCTGCTCGCCCGCCGTCTCTGGGACCAGCAGCTGGCCAACTTCACTGGGCACCACAGGGTGAGCAGGAAAGACCTGCACATGCTGCTGCGTCAGTATGAAGAGGCCAACGGGGCGGGCATTAGAGTGGACGCACTCCGGCCAAGATGGGACTTCTCTGGAGCCTTCTACTTTGTTGGCACAGTGGTCTCCACAATCG GCTTTGGAATGACTACTCCAGCTACCATAGCTGGTAAAATATTCCTTATCTTCTATGGTCTCATCGGCTGTGCTGCTACAATCCTGTTCTTCAACCTCTTTCTGGAGAGAATCATCACCATGCTCGCCTATATCATGCGCTGGTGTCACGAGCGGCGACTGAGGCGAGCCGGTGTCGGCGGCTCGTCGGGCGGAGAGGAGCCCCACAGTGAGGAGGACAGTCTGGAGGGCTGGAAGCCCTCGGTCTACTACGTGATGCTGATCCTGGGGGTGGCCTCGGTGCTGATCGCCTGCAGCGCCTCCACCCTCTACTGCACCATGGAGGACTGGAGCTACGTGGACTCCCTCTACTTCTGCTTCGTGGCCTTCAGCACCATCGGCTTCGGGGACCTGGTGAGCAGCCAGAGGCAGCGCTACGAGGCCCAGGACGCCTACCGCCTCGGGAACTGCCTCTTCATCCTCATGGGCGTGTGCTGCATCTACTCGCTCTTCAACGTCATCTCCATCATCATCAAGCAGACGCTGAACTGGATCCTGGCCAAGCTGGCGTGCCCGGGCCACTGCTGCTCCTGCCCGTGCCCCTCGCTGAGGGGCTGCTGGAGGCTGTGTTGCCCCTGCCTCCTTAACAAGCACCCCACTCTCAGGCCCCCGCCCGCCAGGCTCCGCCAGCAGCGGCTCAAACGCAACGCGGTGCAGCCCGCGCCGTCCCACTGCCCGGCGGGCCGGCATCGCTACACGGACGCCTCGGTGGAGACGGTGTGTGACAGCGAGACGGACGCCGGGGCGGGGCCCGACGGGGCCTACGGCGTGGGGCGCCGGCTCTCTGGGGAGATGATCTCGGTGAACGACTTCACGGCCTCTAATAAGGTGTCCCTGGCCCTGCTGCAGAAGCAGCTGTGCGAGACGGCTCACCAGGGCCCCCGCCAAAGCCAGGCCCGCCACAACGGCTTCTCCGGAGGGGTGGGCGCCTTCGCAATCATGAACAACCGCCTTCAGGAGACCAGTGTAGACAGGtag